The nucleotide sequence TTTGGATGCGAACAGCAGCGCTTCGCTCACCGCCTCGATCGTCAGCGCCACGATGATCTGGTTGGCCACCTTCGTGGTCTGGCCGTCGCCGTTGGCACCGACGCGAGTGACGTTCTTGCCCATCCTGTCGAAGACCGGCTTCATGGTGTTGAAGGCACGCTCGGGCCCGCCGACCATGATGGTGAGGCTCGCCGCCTTGGCGCCGACCTCGCCGCCGGAGACCGGCGCATCGAGATAATCCGCACCGAGCGCCTCGATCTTCTTCGCGAACTCTTTTGTGGCCAGCGGCGAGATCGAGCTCATGTCGACGACGATCTTGCCCTTGGAGATGCCGCTCGCGACGCCGTCCTTGCCGAACAGCACGGCTTCGACATGCGGCGTGTCTGGCACCATGATGATGACGGCGTCGGCTTCCTCCGCGACTTCCTTCGCCGATTTGCAGGCGACGCCGCCGGCCGCGATCAGCTCTGGCGAGATCGGCCCGACGTCGTGCAGGAAGAGACGATGACCCGCAGTGAGGAGATGGTTGGCCATCGGCCGTCCCATGGTGCCAAGTCCGATGAAGCCGATATCGATCATGTCTGTCATTCCTCAGGTCTCGAAGGTCTGCGCCGCATGCCACGACAGGCCTTCCAGCGTCGTGGTACGCGGCTTGTATTCGCATCCGATCCAGCCGCGATAACCGATTGCGTCGAGGTGGCGGAACAGGAAGGGATAATTGATCTCGCCCGTGCCGGGCTCGTGGCGGCCGGGATTGTCGGCGAGCTGGATGTGGGCGATGCGGTCGAGATATTCCTGCATGGTGCGGGCGAGATCGCCCTCCATGATCTGCATGTGATAGATGTCGTACTGGATGAAGAGATTGTTCGACCGCACCTCGGAGATGAGCTGCACCGCCTGCTCGGTGCCGCTCAGGAAGAAGCCGGGAATGTCGAGCGTATTGATCGGCTCGACCAGGAGCTTGATGTTCTC is from Bradyrhizobium sp. ISRA430 and encodes:
- a CDS encoding 2-hydroxy-3-oxopropionate reductase codes for the protein MIDIGFIGLGTMGRPMANHLLTAGHRLFLHDVGPISPELIAAGGVACKSAKEVAEEADAVIIMVPDTPHVEAVLFGKDGVASGISKGKIVVDMSSISPLATKEFAKKIEALGADYLDAPVSGGEVGAKAASLTIMVGGPERAFNTMKPVFDRMGKNVTRVGANGDGQTTKVANQIIVALTIEAVSEALLFASKAGADPALVRQALMGGFASSRILEVHGERMVKRNFDPGFRIELHQKDLNLALEGARSLGLSLPSTAVAQQLFSACTAHGGKAWDHSAMVRALELMAGHEIAAA